From the genome of Bos taurus isolate L1 Dominette 01449 registration number 42190680 breed Hereford chromosome 2, ARS-UCD2.0, whole genome shotgun sequence, one region includes:
- the MFAP2 gene encoding microfibrillar-associated protein 2 precursor (The RefSeq protein has 1 substitution compared to this genomic sequence), which translates to MRAASLFLLFLPAGLLAQGQYDLDPLPPYPDHVQYTHYSEQIENPDYYDYPEMTPRPPEEQFQFQSQQQVQQEVIPAPTLEPGTVETEPTEPGPLDCREEQYPCTRLYSIHKPCKQCLNEVCFYSLRRVYVVNKEICVRTVCAQEELLRADLCRDKFSKCGVLASSGLCQSVAAACARSCGGC; encoded by the exons ATGAGAGCTGCCTCCCTCTTCCTGCTCTTCCTGCCTG CAGGCCTGCTGGCTCAGGGCCAGTATGATCTGGACCCCCTGCCTCCGTACCCAGACCACGTGCAGTATACCCACTACAGCGAGCAGATCG AGAATCCGGACTACTATGACTACCCAG AGATGACCCCTCGGCCGCCCGAGGAGCAGTTCCAGTTCCAGTCCCAGCAGCAAGTCCAGCAGGAAGTCATCCCTGCCCCCACCTTAG AACCGGGGACTGTGGAGACGGAGCCCACGGAGCCGGGACCTCTGG ACTGCCGCGAGGAGCAGTACCCGTGCACCCGCCTCTACTCCATACACAAGCCCTGCAAGCAGTGTCTCAACGAGGTCTGCTTCTACAG CCTCCGCCGCGTCTACGTCGTCAATAAGGAGATCTGCGTCCGGACGGTCTGCGCTCACGAGGAGCTCCTGCGGG CTGACCTGTGCCGTGACAAGTTCTCCAAGTGCGGCGTGCTGGCCAGCAGTGGCCTGTGCCAGTCTGTGGCGGCCGCCTGTGCCAGGAGCTGTGGGGGCTGCTAG
- the MFAP2 gene encoding microfibrillar-associated protein 2 isoform X2 produces the protein MRAASLFLLFLPGLLAQGQYDLDPLPPYPDHVQYTHYSEQIENPDYYDYPEMTPRPPEEQFQFQSQQQVQQEVIPAPTLEPGTVETEPTEPGPLDCREEQYPCTRLYSIHKPCKQCLNEVCFYSLRRVYVVNKEICVRTVCAHEELLRADLCRDKFSKCGVLASSGLCQSVAAACARSCGGC, from the exons ATGAGAGCTGCCTCCCTCTTCCTGCTCTTCCTGCCTG GCCTGCTGGCTCAGGGCCAGTATGATCTGGACCCCCTGCCTCCGTACCCAGACCACGTGCAGTATACCCACTACAGCGAGCAGATCG AGAATCCGGACTACTATGACTACCCAG AGATGACCCCTCGGCCGCCCGAGGAGCAGTTCCAGTTCCAGTCCCAGCAGCAAGTCCAGCAGGAAGTCATCCCTGCCCCCACCTTAG AACCGGGGACTGTGGAGACGGAGCCCACGGAGCCGGGACCTCTGG ACTGCCGCGAGGAGCAGTACCCGTGCACCCGCCTCTACTCCATACACAAGCCCTGCAAGCAGTGTCTCAACGAGGTCTGCTTCTACAG CCTCCGCCGCGTCTACGTCGTCAATAAGGAGATCTGCGTCCGGACGGTCTGCGCTCACGAGGAGCTCCTGCGGG CTGACCTGTGCCGTGACAAGTTCTCCAAGTGCGGCGTGCTGGCCAGCAGTGGCCTGTGCCAGTCTGTGGCGGCCGCCTGTGCCAGGAGCTGTGGGGGCTGCTAG
- the MFAP2 gene encoding microfibrillar-associated protein 2 isoform X1, with protein sequence MRAASLFLLFLPAGLLAQGQYDLDPLPPYPDHVQYTHYSEQIENPDYYDYPEMTPRPPEEQFQFQSQQQVQQEVIPAPTLEPGTVETEPTEPGPLDCREEQYPCTRLYSIHKPCKQCLNEVCFYSLRRVYVVNKEICVRTVCAHEELLRADLCRDKFSKCGVLASSGLCQSVAAACARSCGGC encoded by the exons ATGAGAGCTGCCTCCCTCTTCCTGCTCTTCCTGCCTG CAGGCCTGCTGGCTCAGGGCCAGTATGATCTGGACCCCCTGCCTCCGTACCCAGACCACGTGCAGTATACCCACTACAGCGAGCAGATCG AGAATCCGGACTACTATGACTACCCAG AGATGACCCCTCGGCCGCCCGAGGAGCAGTTCCAGTTCCAGTCCCAGCAGCAAGTCCAGCAGGAAGTCATCCCTGCCCCCACCTTAG AACCGGGGACTGTGGAGACGGAGCCCACGGAGCCGGGACCTCTGG ACTGCCGCGAGGAGCAGTACCCGTGCACCCGCCTCTACTCCATACACAAGCCCTGCAAGCAGTGTCTCAACGAGGTCTGCTTCTACAG CCTCCGCCGCGTCTACGTCGTCAATAAGGAGATCTGCGTCCGGACGGTCTGCGCTCACGAGGAGCTCCTGCGGG CTGACCTGTGCCGTGACAAGTTCTCCAAGTGCGGCGTGCTGGCCAGCAGTGGCCTGTGCCAGTCTGTGGCGGCCGCCTGTGCCAGGAGCTGTGGGGGCTGCTAG